The following proteins are co-located in the Polymorphospora rubra genome:
- a CDS encoding LppU/SCO3897 family protein yields MSSYGPPGPGQPDDPYNQQPQYGGYPPPPPTSGPGGYPPPPSSYPPPGDPYGQPGDPYGQPGDPYGQPGDPYGQPVSGGYPPPPPPTAQWGQPGPVGYQPPPAPPRRGGGGKIALIIGLVVLLMLALCGVGVWWLLRDTDQNAQPTPTASAPVDPSGDPSGEPSPSASPSSASPSPSPSSDSGTFAKGDCVVNDGTADDAELRKVPCGPDTYEVLSRIPFTTDGEKCKTDPIFGDPDSDANYTHDNPIDAADYVLCLKKR; encoded by the coding sequence ATGTCGAGCTACGGTCCACCCGGCCCGGGCCAGCCAGATGACCCGTACAACCAACAGCCGCAGTACGGGGGCTACCCGCCGCCACCGCCCACCAGCGGTCCGGGTGGCTACCCGCCGCCGCCTTCGTCGTACCCGCCGCCGGGCGACCCGTACGGCCAGCCGGGTGATCCGTACGGCCAGCCGGGTGATCCGTACGGCCAGCCGGGTGATCCGTACGGCCAGCCGGTGAGTGGTGGCTACCCGCCGCCACCGCCGCCGACCGCCCAGTGGGGACAGCCGGGTCCGGTCGGATACCAGCCGCCGCCGGCCCCGCCGAGGCGGGGCGGTGGTGGCAAGATCGCCCTGATCATCGGCCTGGTCGTGCTCCTGATGCTCGCCCTGTGCGGCGTCGGGGTCTGGTGGCTGCTGCGGGACACGGACCAGAACGCGCAGCCCACGCCGACCGCATCCGCGCCGGTCGATCCGTCGGGCGACCCTTCGGGTGAGCCGTCGCCGAGCGCCTCACCGTCGTCGGCGTCGCCGTCGCCGTCGCCGTCGAGCGACAGCGGCACGTTCGCCAAGGGTGACTGCGTGGTCAACGACGGCACCGCCGACGACGCCGAACTGCGCAAGGTGCCGTGCGGTCCGGACACCTACGAGGTGCTGTCCCGGATCCCGTTCACCACCGACGGCGAGAAGTGCAAGACCGACCCGATCTTCGGTGACCCGGACTCGGACGCCAACTACACCCACGACAACCCGATCGACGCGGCCGACTACGTGCTCTGCCTCAAGAAGCGCTGA
- a CDS encoding DUF5691 domain-containing protein yields MTTATPAWAEVMSTALVGTDRTGPPTWVPPTAADPASGLLEVAALLAVSRRAGGLPDRDVARPARAPDEARPMVGAAAGNRLTRLLGGNVFDADARSELTREWLSLAAGRGLVAPPQSLPALLEAGRASRELRSLVAVAGGNRARWLAEQRPSWGYLLEEADDPDEVDLTEEFDEPYDAATRPAAAAVAWDETRWQEGSAGTRAALLARARRGDPDAARDHLVAAWSKEPAANRERFIATLGIGLGPGDEVFLEKALDDRAKGVRQQAVRLLARLSGSAYQERMAQRARAAVRLDGSGGLIIEPPAEVDPAMVRDGLSADPGNGAGYGKRAWWLEALVAATPLSTWLDYAPDPTTFLLHRPDADGWAENLVRGLARAAARERDVEWARQLLASPSAKALLRPSYGTRPAEGLYELLPPAELSEHARDLLTDDNASQQVYQLLMMCPAPWPADLGTAVLDRVVVLITRERQGYRADSLCQLAARKLSPSAAADVAARAAALRDDEAQYTYERAIERLAEILHFRQKMIEELA; encoded by the coding sequence GTGACCACGGCAACCCCCGCCTGGGCCGAGGTGATGTCGACCGCGCTGGTCGGCACCGACCGGACCGGCCCACCGACCTGGGTTCCGCCCACCGCCGCCGACCCCGCTTCCGGGCTGCTCGAGGTGGCCGCACTGCTCGCGGTGTCGCGCCGCGCCGGCGGTTTGCCGGATCGCGACGTCGCCCGTCCTGCCCGCGCACCGGACGAGGCCCGACCGATGGTCGGCGCGGCCGCCGGCAACCGCCTGACGAGACTGCTCGGCGGCAACGTGTTCGACGCCGATGCCCGTAGCGAGTTGACCCGCGAGTGGCTCAGCCTGGCCGCCGGGCGCGGGCTGGTCGCCCCGCCGCAGTCGCTGCCGGCGCTGCTCGAAGCCGGGCGGGCCAGCCGTGAACTCCGTTCGCTGGTCGCCGTGGCCGGCGGCAACCGGGCCCGGTGGCTCGCGGAACAGCGCCCGAGCTGGGGCTACCTGCTGGAGGAAGCCGACGACCCGGACGAGGTCGACCTCACCGAAGAGTTCGACGAGCCGTACGACGCGGCCACCCGGCCCGCCGCGGCTGCCGTCGCCTGGGACGAGACCCGCTGGCAGGAGGGCAGCGCCGGCACCCGGGCCGCCCTGCTCGCCCGGGCCCGGCGCGGTGACCCGGACGCGGCCCGCGACCACCTCGTCGCCGCATGGTCCAAGGAGCCCGCAGCGAACCGGGAGCGGTTCATCGCCACCCTCGGCATCGGGCTCGGGCCGGGCGACGAGGTGTTCCTGGAGAAGGCGCTGGACGACCGGGCCAAGGGAGTCCGGCAGCAGGCCGTCCGGCTGCTCGCCCGGCTGTCCGGTTCGGCATATCAGGAACGGATGGCGCAGCGGGCCCGGGCCGCCGTACGCCTCGACGGCTCGGGCGGGTTGATCATCGAGCCACCGGCCGAGGTCGATCCCGCGATGGTCCGCGACGGCCTGTCGGCCGACCCCGGCAACGGCGCCGGGTACGGCAAGCGGGCCTGGTGGCTGGAGGCGCTCGTCGCCGCCACCCCGCTGTCGACCTGGCTGGACTACGCGCCGGACCCGACGACCTTCCTGCTGCACCGGCCGGACGCCGACGGTTGGGCGGAGAACCTGGTGCGCGGCCTGGCCCGGGCGGCGGCCCGCGAACGCGACGTCGAGTGGGCCCGACAGTTGCTCGCCTCGCCATCGGCGAAAGCGCTGCTCCGGCCCAGCTACGGAACCCGACCGGCGGAGGGCCTCTACGAACTGCTGCCGCCGGCCGAGCTGAGCGAGCACGCCCGCGATCTGCTCACCGACGACAACGCCAGCCAGCAGGTCTACCAGTTGCTCATGATGTGCCCCGCGCCGTGGCCGGCCGACCTGGGCACGGCCGTACTCGACCGGGTCGTCGTGCTGATCACCCGCGAGCGGCAGGGCTACCGGGCAGATTCGCTCTGCCAGTTGGCCGCCAGGAAACTGTCGCCGTCCGCCGCCGCCGACGTTGCCGCCCGCGCCGCGGCACTGCGTGACGACGAGGCCCAATACACCTACGAGCGGGCCATCGAGCGGCTCGCCGAAATCCTGCACTTCCGCCAGAAAATGATCGAGGAGCTTGCGTGA
- a CDS encoding DUF5682 family protein: MTGSPVLLGVRHHGPGSARAVRRALEAYEPDIVLIEGPPEADALVALAGQDQMRPPVALLAYPTELTSRSRTAKTAATGGPVSAVATVAGPAAGAPDGSGAPDGSGQPGSDGAADDAGPSDPDARPHEPASRAAFWPFAEFSPEWQALRWAVGRGIPVRFCDQPAAQQFATVGGDLGAERDDRRNPIVELAEAAGYPRPEDWWEDVVEQRLDVSLAGDDELSRALAPFEAIAEAMTEVRAAATPRTGSHAAEEERREAHMRTALRAACRDFERVAVVCGAWHVPALTAPLPPAAQDARTLRGVPKAKVSLTWVPWTHGRLASWRGYGAGVTSPGWYHHLFTTEDHTVARWFVQVAAVLRDEGLPVSSAHVIEGVRLAETLAVVRGRPMPGLPEITESVRAVLCDGDDLRVELVDRRLVVGDRLGVVPDDTPAVPLLRDVTATQKRLRLPAEALARDLDLDLRKDIDRDRSRLLHRLRVLGVDWGRPAPARRGSGTFWESWHLGWEPGFVVDLIEASGYGLTVAEAAGGRVREKAARSASLGEVTALVEQCLLADLPAALDDVLVALDARVALDTDVAHLLAALPPLARTVRYGDVRGTDLGALRSVTGGLVVRACVNLPGALTGLDDAAAREMRKHVDVAHTAIGLLAEAAQQDASSTSDGSGTTVDRDDLRERWLNALDRAANRDDVPGLLAGRLTRLLFDAGRLDADEVGHRMALNLTVGVPPATAAAWVEGFLAGGGLLLVHDPRLLALVDGWLTAIPADVFVEVLPLLRRTFSQFAGPERRSIGERARALESGTPVAAPQAEADLDPARVALVVPTVSTLLGWAPVSEAEATVR, encoded by the coding sequence GTGACCGGCTCCCCGGTCCTGCTCGGCGTCCGGCACCACGGCCCGGGCTCGGCCCGCGCGGTGCGCCGGGCGCTGGAGGCATACGAGCCCGACATCGTCCTCATCGAGGGCCCGCCCGAGGCGGACGCCCTGGTGGCGCTCGCCGGCCAGGACCAGATGCGGCCACCGGTGGCCCTGCTGGCCTATCCGACCGAGCTGACCTCCCGATCGCGTACGGCGAAGACCGCCGCCACCGGCGGACCGGTCTCCGCCGTGGCAACCGTGGCCGGACCGGCCGCCGGAGCCCCGGACGGCTCCGGCGCACCCGACGGTTCCGGCCAACCGGGGTCGGACGGGGCGGCCGACGACGCCGGTCCGTCCGACCCCGACGCCCGACCCCACGAACCCGCGTCCCGGGCCGCGTTCTGGCCCTTCGCGGAGTTCTCGCCCGAGTGGCAGGCCCTGCGCTGGGCGGTCGGTCGTGGGATACCGGTCCGGTTCTGCGACCAGCCGGCCGCCCAGCAGTTCGCGACCGTCGGCGGCGACCTCGGCGCGGAACGCGACGACCGGCGCAACCCGATCGTCGAACTGGCCGAGGCCGCCGGCTATCCGCGACCGGAGGACTGGTGGGAGGACGTCGTCGAGCAGCGCCTCGACGTGTCCCTCGCCGGGGACGACGAGCTGAGCCGGGCGCTGGCGCCGTTCGAGGCCATCGCCGAGGCGATGACCGAGGTACGGGCCGCGGCGACTCCGCGGACCGGGTCGCACGCGGCGGAGGAGGAGCGGCGCGAGGCGCACATGCGTACCGCGTTGCGGGCCGCCTGCCGCGACTTCGAGCGGGTCGCGGTCGTCTGCGGTGCGTGGCACGTACCGGCCCTGACCGCGCCGCTGCCGCCGGCCGCGCAGGACGCCCGTACCCTGCGCGGCGTTCCCAAGGCGAAGGTCAGCCTGACCTGGGTGCCATGGACCCATGGCCGGCTCGCCTCCTGGCGTGGCTACGGCGCCGGCGTGACCTCGCCGGGGTGGTACCACCACCTGTTCACCACCGAGGACCACACCGTCGCCCGGTGGTTCGTGCAGGTCGCCGCCGTATTGCGCGACGAGGGGCTGCCGGTCTCCAGCGCCCACGTGATCGAGGGCGTCCGGCTGGCCGAGACGCTCGCCGTCGTCCGGGGCCGGCCGATGCCCGGCCTGCCCGAGATCACCGAGTCGGTACGCGCCGTTCTCTGCGACGGCGACGACCTGCGGGTCGAGCTGGTCGACCGGCGGCTGGTGGTCGGCGACCGGCTCGGTGTGGTGCCCGACGACACCCCGGCCGTCCCGCTGTTGCGGGACGTGACCGCCACGCAGAAGCGGCTGCGGCTGCCGGCCGAGGCGCTGGCCCGCGACCTCGATCTCGACCTGCGTAAGGACATCGACCGGGACCGCAGCCGGCTGCTGCACCGGCTGCGGGTGCTCGGCGTCGACTGGGGCCGGCCGGCGCCGGCCCGGCGCGGCAGCGGCACCTTCTGGGAGTCGTGGCACCTGGGTTGGGAACCCGGCTTCGTGGTCGACCTCATCGAAGCCAGCGGGTACGGGCTCACCGTGGCCGAGGCGGCCGGCGGCCGCGTCCGGGAGAAGGCGGCCCGGTCGGCGAGCCTCGGCGAGGTGACCGCGCTGGTCGAGCAGTGCCTGCTCGCCGACCTGCCCGCGGCACTGGACGACGTGCTGGTGGCGCTCGACGCCCGGGTCGCGCTCGACACCGACGTCGCGCACCTGCTCGCCGCGCTTCCGCCGCTGGCCCGTACGGTTCGCTACGGCGACGTACGCGGCACCGACCTCGGGGCGCTGCGGTCGGTGACCGGTGGCCTGGTCGTCCGCGCCTGCGTCAACCTGCCCGGCGCGCTCACCGGTCTCGACGACGCGGCAGCCCGTGAGATGCGCAAGCACGTCGACGTCGCGCACACCGCCATCGGGCTGCTCGCCGAGGCCGCCCAGCAGGACGCATCGTCCACATCGGATGGTTCCGGCACGACGGTCGACCGGGACGACCTCCGCGAACGGTGGTTGAACGCCCTCGACCGGGCCGCCAACCGCGACGACGTGCCCGGCCTGCTCGCCGGTCGGCTGACCCGGCTGCTGTTCGACGCCGGCCGGCTCGACGCCGACGAGGTCGGTCACCGGATGGCGCTCAACCTGACCGTCGGCGTGCCACCGGCCACCGCAGCGGCCTGGGTGGAGGGCTTCCTGGCCGGCGGCGGGCTGCTGCTGGTGCACGACCCGCGCCTGCTGGCACTGGTCGACGGCTGGCTGACGGCGATCCCGGCGGACGTGTTCGTCGAGGTCCTGCCGTTGCTGCGGCGTACGTTCAGCCAGTTCGCGGGGCCGGAGCGTCGGTCGATCGGGGAGCGGGCCCGGGCGCTGGAGAGCGGCACACCGGTTGCCGCACCGCAGGCCGAGGCCGACCTCGATCCGGCCCGGGTCGCCCTGGTCGTGCCGACCGTGTCCACCCTGCTGGGTTGGGCACCTGTTTCCGAGGCGGAGGCAACCGTCCGATGA
- a CDS encoding ATP-binding protein gives MTYLLGDGDEISPKYVGPRRLMEVAVATLATDRALLLLGVPGTAKTWVSEHLAAAISGDSTLLVQGTAGTAEEAIRYGWNYARLLAEGPSRAALVPSPVMRAMADGRIARVEELTRVPSDVQDTLITILSEKTLPIPELSDEVQATKGFNIIATANDRDRGVNELSSALRRRFNTVVLPVPATADEEVEIVTRRVASLGRSLELPEMPAAVDEIRRVVTIFRELRGGLTEDGRTKLKSPSGTLSTAEAISVVTNGMVLATHFGDGELRADDVAAGIHGAVVKDPAADPAIWLEYLETVVRERDGWRDFYRAARDAG, from the coding sequence GTGACCTACCTGCTCGGCGACGGCGACGAGATCAGCCCGAAGTACGTCGGACCGCGCCGCCTGATGGAGGTGGCGGTCGCCACCCTGGCCACCGACCGGGCACTGCTGCTGCTCGGTGTGCCCGGCACCGCCAAGACCTGGGTCTCCGAGCATCTCGCCGCCGCGATCAGCGGCGACTCCACCCTGCTCGTCCAGGGCACCGCCGGCACCGCCGAGGAGGCGATCCGGTACGGCTGGAACTACGCCCGGCTGCTGGCCGAGGGACCGTCCCGGGCCGCCCTGGTGCCCAGCCCGGTCATGCGGGCGATGGCCGACGGCCGGATCGCCCGGGTCGAGGAACTGACCCGAGTGCCGTCGGACGTGCAGGACACCCTCATCACGATCCTGTCCGAGAAGACGCTGCCGATCCCCGAGCTGAGCGACGAGGTGCAGGCCACCAAGGGCTTCAACATCATCGCCACGGCCAACGACCGCGACCGGGGCGTCAACGAGCTCTCCTCGGCCCTGCGCCGCCGCTTCAACACCGTCGTCCTGCCCGTGCCGGCGACCGCCGACGAAGAGGTCGAGATCGTCACCCGCCGGGTCGCCTCGCTCGGCCGGTCGCTGGAACTGCCCGAGATGCCGGCCGCCGTCGACGAGATCCGGCGGGTCGTCACGATCTTCCGCGAGCTGCGTGGCGGCCTCACCGAGGACGGCCGCACCAAGCTCAAGTCGCCCAGCGGCACGTTGTCGACCGCCGAGGCGATCTCCGTGGTCACCAACGGCATGGTGCTCGCCACGCACTTCGGCGACGGCGAACTGCGCGCCGACGACGTGGCCGCCGGCATTCACGGCGCGGTCGTCAAGGACCCCGCCGCCGACCCGGCCATCTGGCTGGAATACCTGGAGACCGTCGTACGCGAGCGTGACGGCTGGCGGGACTTCTACCGTGCCGCCCGGGACGCCGGGTGA
- a CDS encoding LppU/SCO3897 family protein produces MSNYGPPGGPNPGQPPQWPGGQPDDRRYEQPTDPWGGQDHQVSTPPAATGSPVDASGQHDYHDPAKQAGGTQRFDQPYPPPPQFNPQGQPQPVWTPAAPVPPARKSKGPLIALVAVLAVLVLGGGGVAAWTFLGGDNQKPDAAGSNTSPEPDGGSGADPVGASPSPSTEPEPEPTTAAPGPGEPVDVREGQCVRIEGTEEEPKLVVAGCGAGAYTVLSRIDGKTNGAEDAKAKCGREVGVGKYSSWYYFDSELDDLDFVLCLQKR; encoded by the coding sequence ATGTCCAACTACGGACCGCCCGGCGGGCCCAACCCCGGCCAGCCGCCGCAGTGGCCCGGCGGCCAGCCCGACGATCGGCGGTACGAACAGCCGACCGACCCGTGGGGTGGGCAGGACCACCAGGTGTCCACTCCGCCCGCCGCCACCGGTTCACCGGTCGACGCGTCCGGCCAGCACGACTACCATGACCCGGCCAAGCAGGCGGGCGGCACCCAACGCTTCGACCAGCCCTACCCGCCACCGCCACAGTTCAATCCGCAGGGCCAGCCGCAGCCGGTCTGGACGCCGGCCGCCCCCGTCCCACCGGCGCGCAAGAGCAAGGGCCCGCTGATCGCGCTGGTCGCGGTGCTGGCGGTCCTGGTCCTCGGCGGCGGCGGAGTGGCCGCGTGGACGTTCCTCGGTGGCGACAACCAGAAGCCCGACGCCGCCGGGTCGAACACGTCGCCCGAGCCGGACGGCGGCTCCGGTGCCGATCCGGTCGGCGCGTCCCCGAGCCCGAGCACCGAGCCGGAACCGGAACCGACGACCGCCGCGCCCGGCCCGGGTGAGCCGGTGGATGTCCGGGAAGGGCAGTGCGTGCGGATCGAGGGTACGGAGGAAGAGCCGAAGCTGGTCGTCGCCGGGTGCGGCGCCGGCGCCTACACCGTGCTGAGCCGGATCGACGGCAAGACGAACGGGGCGGAGGACGCGAAGGCCAAGTGCGGCCGCGAGGTCGGGGTCGGCAAGTATTCGAGCTGGTACTACTTCGACAGTGAACTGGACGATCTCGACTTCGTCCTGTGCCTCCAGAAGCGCTGA
- a CDS encoding ATP-binding protein, translating to MDPVRNPYAPGAGQRPPELAGRGRELEVFDVVLERVARSRPERSLVLTGLRGVGKTVLLNTLRSQAIGRLWGTGKIEARPDQSLRRPVAAALHMAIRELAPHHRAPDRIDEFLGVLKAFALRANPPAGGRSSAPRLRDRWQPGIDVPAATGRADSGDIEIDLVELFTDAASVATDVGTGVALFIDEMQDLGAADVSALCAACHELSQLGAPLIVVGAGLPHLPAVLSAAKSYSERLFRYQRIDRLDRIAADRALCAPAEREDVAYEPKALDLLYEKSGGYPYFVQAYGKATWDHAPRSPITAADVRVAAPEAEAELAVGFFGSRFERATPAEREYMRAMAALSHVEESSSDDLDAAVPTADVARSLGRKPASLSPARDALIKKGLIYSGERGTVAFTVPHFGRYLRTQPG from the coding sequence GTGGACCCGGTCCGAAACCCGTACGCGCCCGGCGCCGGTCAGCGCCCACCCGAACTCGCCGGCCGCGGCCGCGAACTCGAAGTGTTCGACGTGGTGCTCGAACGCGTCGCCCGCAGCCGCCCCGAACGCAGCCTCGTCCTGACCGGCCTGCGCGGCGTCGGCAAGACCGTGCTGCTCAACACCCTGCGCTCGCAGGCGATCGGCCGGCTCTGGGGCACCGGCAAGATCGAAGCCCGGCCGGACCAGTCGCTGCGCCGGCCGGTCGCCGCCGCCCTACACATGGCGATCCGCGAACTCGCCCCGCACCACCGCGCCCCGGACCGGATCGACGAGTTCCTCGGCGTGCTCAAGGCATTCGCGCTGCGGGCCAACCCGCCGGCTGGCGGCCGGAGCAGTGCGCCACGGTTGCGGGACCGTTGGCAACCCGGAATCGACGTACCGGCCGCGACCGGGCGGGCCGACTCCGGCGACATCGAGATCGACCTGGTCGAACTCTTCACCGACGCGGCCAGCGTCGCCACCGATGTCGGCACCGGCGTGGCACTGTTCATCGACGAGATGCAGGATCTCGGCGCCGCCGACGTGTCGGCGCTCTGCGCCGCCTGCCACGAACTGTCCCAGCTCGGCGCACCCCTGATCGTGGTCGGCGCCGGGCTGCCGCACCTGCCGGCGGTGCTGTCCGCCGCGAAGTCGTACTCCGAGCGCCTCTTCCGCTACCAGCGGATCGACCGGCTGGACCGGATCGCCGCCGACCGGGCACTGTGCGCGCCGGCCGAGCGGGAGGACGTCGCGTACGAGCCGAAGGCGCTGGACCTGCTCTACGAGAAGTCCGGCGGATACCCGTACTTCGTTCAGGCGTACGGGAAGGCGACCTGGGACCACGCACCCCGGTCGCCGATCACCGCCGCCGACGTACGGGTCGCGGCGCCCGAGGCCGAGGCGGAGCTGGCCGTCGGGTTCTTCGGCTCCCGGTTCGAGCGGGCCACCCCGGCCGAACGCGAGTACATGCGGGCCATGGCGGCACTGTCGCATGTGGAGGAATCGTCGAGCGACGACCTGGACGCCGCCGTGCCGACCGCCGACGTGGCCCGCTCACTGGGCCGCAAGCCGGCCAGCCTCTCCCCGGCCCGGGACGCCCTGATCAAAAAGGGGCTGATCTATTCGGGGGAACGCGGCACCGTGGCGTTCACCGTTCCGCACTTCGGTCGCTACCTGCGTACGCAGCCGGGCTAG
- a CDS encoding VWA domain-containing protein encodes MSTDFQQERMRRWRLVLGGDSDATGQKLSGDDVGIDAALAALYAGAGAGGSGSRKGGLGGSAPNVARWLGDIRTYFPSTVVQVMQADAVDRLNLTRLLLEPEMLEAVEPDINLVGTLLSLNRVMPESTKETARQVVAKVVADLERRIAQQTRAAVTGALNRATRINRPKHRDIDWDRTIRANLAHYQPEYRTVIPQRLIGYGRRSTAVHRDVVLCIDQSGSMAASVVYSSVFAAVLASMRALRTSMVVFDTAVVDLTDKLADPVEVLFGTQLGGGTDINRAIAYSQGLISRPKDSIFVLISDLYEGGVRDEMLRRVAAMTAAGVQVIVLLALSDEGAPAYDHQNAAALAAMGVPAFACTPDAFPELMAAAIERRDLRSVIERLQPSG; translated from the coding sequence ATGAGTACCGATTTCCAGCAGGAACGGATGCGCCGGTGGCGGTTGGTGCTCGGCGGTGACTCCGACGCGACCGGGCAGAAGCTGAGCGGTGACGACGTGGGTATCGACGCCGCCCTCGCCGCGCTCTACGCCGGTGCCGGCGCCGGTGGTTCGGGTTCCCGCAAGGGGGGCCTCGGTGGCTCGGCGCCGAACGTGGCCCGCTGGTTGGGCGACATCCGCACCTACTTCCCGTCGACCGTCGTACAGGTGATGCAGGCCGATGCCGTCGACCGGCTCAACCTGACCCGCCTGCTGCTCGAACCGGAGATGCTCGAAGCGGTCGAGCCGGACATCAACCTGGTCGGCACCCTGCTGTCGCTCAACCGGGTCATGCCCGAGTCGACCAAGGAAACCGCCCGCCAGGTGGTCGCGAAGGTCGTCGCCGACCTGGAACGACGGATCGCGCAGCAGACCCGCGCCGCGGTGACCGGTGCGCTCAACCGGGCCACCCGGATCAACCGCCCCAAGCACCGGGACATCGACTGGGACCGGACGATCCGCGCCAACCTCGCCCACTACCAGCCCGAATACCGCACCGTCATCCCACAGCGGTTGATCGGCTACGGCCGGCGGTCGACCGCCGTACACCGCGACGTGGTGCTCTGCATCGACCAGTCGGGGTCGATGGCGGCGTCGGTGGTCTACTCGAGCGTGTTCGCCGCGGTGCTCGCGTCGATGCGCGCCCTGCGTACGTCGATGGTCGTCTTCGACACCGCCGTCGTCGACCTGACCGACAAGCTCGCCGACCCGGTCGAGGTGCTCTTCGGCACCCAGCTCGGCGGCGGCACCGACATCAACCGGGCGATCGCCTACTCGCAGGGCCTGATCAGCCGGCCGAAGGACAGCATCTTCGTGCTGATCAGCGACCTCTACGAGGGCGGCGTACGCGACGAGATGCTGCGCCGGGTGGCGGCGATGACGGCCGCCGGCGTACAGGTGATCGTGCTCCTGGCCCTGTCCGACGAGGGGGCGCCGGCGTACGACCACCAGAACGCCGCCGCGCTGGCCGCGATGGGCGTGCCGGCCTTCGCCTGCACTCCGGACGCGTTCCCGGAGCTGATGGCGGCGGCGATCGAGCGGCGCGACCTGCGCAGCGTCATCGAACGGCTGCAACCCTCCGGCTGA
- a CDS encoding SWIM zinc finger family protein, giving the protein MSEVVTDSRWSTEQVLALAPDASSQKAGRGLATLQKWHDIGHDGGGEQPGGVWGLCKGSGSKPYQTCVDLAEPAYRCSCPSRKFPCKHALALLLLWSDGKLTAGEPPEWVREWRDSRAARVERAKTRQENAGPADPAAAARTAKRRATRVTAGLDELDTWLADQIRAGLAGAGQHGYKHWDSMAARLVDAQAPAAASTVKGLAGVAVGQPADALLTELALLRMLVAGHRRLDDLPPALAATVRQHVGYPISTEEVLATPATRDRWLVLGRQDEAADKLTVRRVWLHGRQTGRPALVLSFAAPGQALSADLVTGTVVDADLCFYPGGAALRALVSQQHGFTATPGTGEVSASTVAAALDGYAAALAADPWLDRWPMLLDEVVVTLADGQWHLIDAAGDALPLHSAAELWVLVALAGGRPVRVAAVWTPTGLQLMTAWLDGKMVAL; this is encoded by the coding sequence ATGTCCGAGGTGGTAACCGACAGCCGGTGGAGCACCGAGCAGGTGCTCGCGCTCGCGCCGGACGCGTCGTCGCAGAAGGCGGGCCGGGGCCTGGCCACGCTCCAGAAGTGGCACGACATCGGCCACGACGGGGGCGGTGAGCAGCCCGGCGGCGTCTGGGGCCTGTGCAAGGGCAGCGGGTCCAAGCCCTACCAGACCTGCGTCGACCTGGCCGAGCCCGCCTACCGGTGCTCCTGCCCCAGTCGCAAGTTTCCGTGCAAGCATGCCCTCGCACTGCTGTTGCTCTGGTCCGACGGCAAGCTCACCGCCGGTGAGCCGCCGGAGTGGGTGCGGGAGTGGCGCGACTCCCGCGCCGCCCGCGTCGAACGCGCCAAGACCCGCCAGGAGAACGCCGGCCCCGCCGACCCGGCCGCCGCCGCCCGTACGGCGAAGCGCCGGGCCACCCGGGTCACCGCCGGCCTCGACGAGCTGGACACCTGGCTGGCCGACCAGATCCGGGCCGGTCTCGCCGGTGCCGGCCAGCACGGCTACAAGCACTGGGACTCGATGGCCGCCCGCCTGGTCGACGCGCAGGCCCCCGCCGCCGCGTCGACGGTCAAGGGGCTCGCCGGGGTCGCCGTCGGGCAGCCCGCCGACGCCCTGCTGACCGAGCTGGCCCTCCTGCGGATGCTCGTGGCCGGGCACCGCCGGCTGGACGACCTGCCGCCCGCACTGGCCGCGACCGTACGTCAGCACGTCGGCTACCCGATCAGCACCGAGGAGGTGCTCGCCACCCCGGCCACCCGGGACAGGTGGCTGGTGCTCGGCCGGCAGGACGAGGCGGCCGACAAGCTGACCGTACGCCGGGTGTGGCTGCACGGCCGGCAGACCGGCCGGCCGGCCCTGGTGCTCTCCTTCGCCGCACCCGGCCAGGCGTTGAGCGCCGACCTGGTGACCGGCACCGTCGTCGACGCCGACCTGTGCTTCTATCCCGGCGGCGCGGCGCTGCGGGCCCTCGTCTCCCAGCAGCACGGGTTCACCGCGACCCCGGGCACGGGCGAGGTGTCCGCCTCGACCGTCGCGGCCGCCCTCGACGGGTACGCCGCCGCGCTGGCCGCCGACCCGTGGCTCGACCGCTGGCCGATGCTGCTCGACGAGGTCGTGGTCACCCTCGCCGACGGGCAGTGGCACCTGATCGACGCCGCCGGCGACGCTCTCCCGCTCCACTCCGCCGCCGAGTTGTGGGTGCTGGTCGCCCTGGCCGGTGGCCGCCCGGTGCGGGTCGCGGCGGTGTGGACGCCGACCGGACTGCAACTGATGACCGCCTGGCTGGACGGAAAGATGGTGGCGCTGTGA